TAGCCTTCGCGATGCAGCTCCCGACGCTTGGGGGCGTCGCGTTATTCTCAATCGCAAATTCGGCGTTAAGGGAACAGCGCTTGAAAATCATTGGATGCCCGAAATCGCCTTTTTATTAGAGTCAGGATCAGACCGGATCGGTGCGCTCGATTTTCAGCGCTCGTCGACGAAATATGTCCCGCGTAGCCCAAAAAGCGCGAGCCTCGAAGAGCTGTTGAGCGCAGCAGAGCTGATTGAAAAAGGGGTGCCGCTAACGCCGGAGCTTGCGCAGGCCATCCAGCATGGTAGCTCTATCGGTGGCGCGCGCCCAAAAGCGCTCATCGAAGATTACGATAAAAAATATGTCGCAAAATTTTCCGCCTCAAACGACACCTACAGCGTTGTGAAAGGCGAATTCATCGCGATGCGGATTGCGGCGCTGGCCGGCTTGAATGTTGCGCCAGTCTCGCTTGAACTAGCTGCAGGAAAGGATGTACTGCTCGTTGAGCGCTTTGATCGCATCCCTATCGATAATCGCTGGCAGCGTAAGGCCATGGTGTCCGCGCTCACCATGCTCGAACTCGATGAAATGATGGCGCGCTACGCGAGCTATCAGGACCTCGCTGAAATCATTCGCCATCGCTTCACCGATCCACAGGCAACGCTGCATGAGCTGTTCGGGCGGCTGGTGTTCAACATCCTGTGTGGCAACACAGATGATCATGCGCGAAATCACGCAGCCTTCTGGAACGGCGAAATGCTCACGCTCACCCCTGCTTACGATATCTGTCCGCAGGGCCGCGCCGGGCAGGAAGCCGGTCAAGCCATGATTATACACGATGATATAAATTTAAGCCGGATTAGTGTCTGTCTAAGTGCAGCGCATAATTTCCTGTTGTCTGAAACTCAGGCGATGGAAACCATAGAAAATCAGATCAGGATCATTGCCAAGCATTGGAATGAAATCTGCGATGAAGCAACATTCTCGGAAGTCGACCGCAATCTGTTCTGGGGGCGGCAGTTCCTAAATCCGTTTGCCTTTGACGGCCTTGAAGGCAAAGCGGCTTCGATCAAAACGCTTGCAGATGAGGCTCGCGGGTAGAAAAGTTGGTTAAATATGCCAAATTATGATTTTCATCAACTTTCGCCGCTGGATTTAGAACGACTTGCACGAGACCTGCTGCAACAAGAATGGTCTGTACGCCTCGAAAGCTTTAAGAGCGGACGCGATAAAGGTATCGATCTCAGATATGCCAGCGGCCCTGAAAAGCTTGTCGTTCAAGTTAAGCACTATTTGCGCACCGGCATTGCTGGCCTTATTCGCGACCTCAAAAAAGAAGATGTGAAGGTCAGAAAACTAAAGCCGTCCAGATATGCAGTTGTAACCTCCGTTCCCCTCTCCCAAGAAGACAAAAATAAAATAATAGCGGCTGTCCCGTCTGCGCCGTTGGAGGTCAGCGATATTTATGGCCAAGAAGATTTGAACAATTTTCTTGGACGCTACCCTGATATAGAAAAAGCACATCCTAAACTTTGGCTCACAAGCCAAGCAATTTTAGAGCGCGTTCTTAACAACGCAGAAGTTACGCGCAGCGAATTTGAAGTTCAGAAAATTCACCAGCAAATCAGACGTTATGCGCAAACCGAAGCGTTGCGGGAAGCGGAAAAGCGATTGGCGGACGAAAGCGTTGTAATGATTGCCGGGCCGCCGGGCATCGGCAAGACCACCCTCGCAAATATGCTGATTTACGAACATCTTTCCCAAGGCTGGCAAGCGATTGTTATAGATCGTGACATCAATGAGGGCGCTAAGCTTTTCAAAAAAGACGTCAATCAGATTTTTTATTTCGACGATTTTGTCGGCGCAACATTGATCGGCGAAGGTATCACCGCGAACGATAAAGCGCTTCTATCGTTTATTGCGATGGTTCGTGTCAATCCAAGTTCTCGCTTGATACTAACCACACGTGAGCATCTATATGAACAGGCAAAAACGCGGTCAGAGCGCCTTCGGCACGCTAACCTTGATGCAGATAGAATTGTTTTGCGGCTGCATGATTATACTATCCGCCAACGCGCACAAATCCTCTACAACCATATCTATTTTAGTGATTTGCCTAAAGAGCATGTGTCGGCCCTACTGGACCATGGCTTCTATCGAAACATCATCCACCATGACAAATTCAATCCGCGTGTCATTGAATGGATGGCTACGCGCCAGAGGATTATCAATGTGCCCGCAGAGGAGTACTGCAACTTTGTGAGTCAGCTTCTCCAAGACCCTATTGAAATCTGGCGCCATGCGTACGAAGAAGAGCTTAGCAAGCACGCCCAGACTTTGTTGTTAATTTTGTGGAGCTCTGAAGGGCGGATCGCCATTCAAATTCTTGAGCGGGCTTTCATGAAGTTTCACGCCAATAGAGTAAAGAAATACGGCTATAGATCTTCACCGCACAATTTTAATCGCGCTCTAAAAGAATTGAGCGGCAGTTTCATCACCCCGCAGGGCAAGGTTGCCGTGGGCGTAATTGACCCGTCCGTACTCGACCTTTTAAGTGCCGTATTGTCCGAAGCGCCGGATAATGCTTCCGACATATTGTTGAGCACCTATTCCTTTTCGCAAATCGCCAGACTGTTGAACTTTGCCCGGCAAGATTCTTCTGGCAGGGTCTTGCAAGCTATAAAGGATAGTGCGAGCGAAGCCGCGCCTCTCATTCATCAATTGATGTGCGCTCCGAGGCGGGTAGATTACCCAAATGGAACATCGACCTGGGCGGAGTCAAGTTATCCAGAGCGTCTTTCCATTATCATAAGTCTTGCTCAACAAACCTGCACTCCTGAGTATGAAAGATTGGTCGAACCTATGGTTGAGGCCGTTTTGTCTGAGCCGCTTGATGAAGGCTCGGACATTAATGGTCTTGTGGACGTTATCGTAAAAATTAAGCCTCGCGACTCCGAACAGCACTTCCCATTACGAGAAAAGTTGCGCGCACGTGTCTTTGAAATTGTAAAGAATGGCTGTTGTTCCGATGAGCTGCATCAGGCCACACGTTTGCTTGAGGAGACGCCTGCTAAAGCTGAAATTCAATCGCTAAAATCCGGCTTCGAGGCATATCGCGCTGACTATTTCTATGATGAACGCACTAACTGCCAAACGAGTGACGATTTTGATGTCCTGATTTCTGATCTCAACAGCATCGGTAAAATTTTGGACATCAACACAGCGTGTATGATTAGGGATGTGGAAGACGAACGTCAAAAATTTGAGGAACAGCAAGAACAATATGCCGACGCGACCTACGACCAATACAAAGAACAATGGCGTGAAGAGCGCCATGAAAACGAAAGCATCGCAGATATGTTTGAAAGTTTGAAATCTGACAATTAATCCACTCCTTATGATTTGAATATCAAACATTCGGGCGAAGGTGCGAAAGCCATGCAGGATTAGAACCGCAAAACTCCTTTAAATCAAGAATTTACAGCTTTCTCCAATTGCAGCCCAAAAAAAATTTAGCGAGACATTTCAATGACTTGAGAAGATGGCGCACAGCGGGCCAGAGATTTCGAATGAATTATTCGAGGTTTTGGCAGACTGGGAAGCTCAGCTCCGCAAGGCTGACATCGACTTCGACGGTCCGAAGCCATGAGCGGCGGGCAAGTAGCCAAATTCAACAAAGCCGCCAAACCGAAGAAAAAACGTCCCGCGCCCATCTCCTTGCGAGTGACGGAAGAAGAGCGAGCCCTTCTCAAGGATCGGGCCGGAAGGCGCTCGGTAAATGCCTATATCCGGCAAAAGGTCTTCGGTGACGCGGCTTCGCCTCGGCGCAGCTATCGCAGGCCTCAAACCGACGATGCGGCCATTTCCCAGGCGCTTGCCGTACTCGGGCAATCGCACCTCGCCTCGAACCTTAATCAGATCGCCAAGGCGGCAAATACTGGCACCCTGCCGGTGACAGCCGATCTGACGTCAGAACTCCAAGCGGCCTGCGCAGATATCCGGCATATGCGGAATGCGCTGATCGCTGCTCTCGGCCTCACGTCCAAGGGGTAGCCCCATGATCCTGGTTGGTAATCAACGCGGCGGGGCCCAAAACCTCGCTCTGCATCTCCTGTCCCCGGAAAACGAGCACGTTTATGTGCATGAGATTTCAGGCTTTGCGTCGGACACGCTGCAGGGTGCTTTCAACGAAGCCTATGCGATCTCTCGCGGCACAAGGTGCCAGCAGTTCCTCTTCTCCCTGTCGCTGAACCCGCCCGAAGATGCCGAGGTCAGCGAGGAAGAGTTTTATAGCGCTATTAGCAAGGTTGAAGAAAAGCTCGGCCTGATAGGCCAGCCGCGCGCCATCGTCTTTCATGAAAAGGAAGGCCGGCGACATTGCCACGCTGTGTGGTCTCGGATCGATTCCCAGGCAATGAAAGCCATTCCGCTTTCCTTCTCGAAGAGCAAAATGCAGGAGGTCTCACGGGAGCTGTATCTGGAGCATGGATGGAAGATGCCACGGGGGCTTGCTCAGCACGGCCAATCCGACCCCCGCAACTTTACACTGGCCGAATGGCAGCAGGCCAGGCGGATGGGTCGCAACGCGCGGGATCTCAAGGACACACTGCAGGATGCTTGGGCCATCTCGGATAGCCGTGCCGGGTTTGAAGCGGCGCTACAGGAACGGGGCTTCAAACTGGCGCGTGGGGATCGGCGAGGATTTGTTGCCGTGCCCTACGACGGAGAAGTGCTCTCGCTGTCACGGTATCTCGGCGTGACAAAAAAGGACATGGAGTCCCGTCTGGGTTCTCCAAAAGAATTGCCCTCTGTCGATGAGACAAAGCGCCAGATGGCGCAGGAAATGACCCCGGTCATGCGCGGCTATCTGCGGCAGGCCGATGAACAGCATCAGCGGCTGATGGAGCCGCACCTCCGCAAAAAGGCTGAGATGACTCATCGGCACCGCAAGGAACGCGTGACGCTCGATCAGAAGCTGAACACGCAGGCGGAATTGGATGCGCGTGTCAGAGCCGCGCGCCTATCAAAAGGCTGGCGCGGCCTCTGGCAGCGGGTGAGCGGGAAGCGAGATAAGATCATCGCGGAGAATTTGCGCGAGGCGGAAGCCGCCAAGCAGCGCGATAGCCAAGAACGCCACGCCCTCATGAAGAACCAGCTTCAGCAACGGCGGATGCTGCAAGAGCCGATCAAATGGGAACGCCAGCGGCACACCAAAGAAAAGACGGAGATTCACCGCGAGTTGGCGCGTTATCGCCAAGAAGGCCGCGATCCGCCGTCCCGCGAACAGGTTCTGAAGCAAGAGGTCCGTTTACAGACGGATGCCTTCACTGAACGCACAGACAGAAAAGCAGAGTTTCGCGCCCGCCGCCGCGAACCCAAGCGGGATGGCCCTTCAAGACATAGGCCGCGTGGTCCGTCCCTTTCTCGTTAGCCAGGGTTGCTCTGTAACCCTCTGCCTTTCTGGCGAAGAATGGGGGTAGCAAGGGCAAGGAGGCTCCGAACGAGGCTCCGCGCCGCATGGCGAGGATACGTTTGGATGCCTTGCCCGCGCGAGGGGCGTACCCCCTAAAGCGAGCATTTTCCCTTCACTGATCAATCGTGCAGCGTTACACCGGCTCGAAATTGGAAGAAAAATTACTTTTATGTTGCATTTTCGTCCACTCCGTGTTCTTCTATAACCCTTATAAATATTCAATTTGGGGATAAAATGGCAGGTGATAAGAATTATAACAAAGAATTTGTCCATCTGGCGCGGATAGCACTCTCCGGTCGCCAGCAAGACGTTCAGCTTTTTTTGCAGCGCATTGCAAAGCGCGCAGCTGATTCAGAGCTTTCGTCGGCGCTGGTCGAACTGCTCAGAAAACAGCCCACTCGCTCATCGCCCCTTCGCCGGACTGCAGAGGCCGCTCTGCCCGTAGACACAGACTCAAGATTTCAACTTTTGCGCATTGAGGAGCATCCCGATCTACCACACGAGCCAGTTTATACTGAGGTTGTAAGTAAAACGCTTGGCCGCATCGTAGATGAGCGAAAACATTTGTCATCTTTGTTGGAGGCCCAACTTGAGCCTACGAAGACTATTTTATTCACAGGTCCGCCCGGGGTCGGAAAAACGTTAGCCGCGCGTTGGATGGCGCGCGAAATGGGACGGCCACTTCTTATTCTTGATCTTTCGGCTGTCATGAGTAGCTACTTGGGGCGAACAGGCGCGAATCTTCGTCATGTTTTGGATTATGCAAAGTCGATTGATTGTATTCTCTTATTGGATGAGCTGGACGCAATTGCGAAAAGACGAGACGACTCTGGTGAAATTGGCGAGTTAAAAAGGTTGGTAACCGTTCTCTTGCAGCAGCTCGACGACTGGCCGTCTTCAGGGGTGCTCGTGGCGGCAACAAACCACGCAGAATTGCTAGATCCGGCCGTTTGGCGGCGCTTTGACGAGATAGTCGAATTTGACCTGCCACATCGCGAAGCTGCAAAAGTATTTATACAAAGCATTATCAAGAACACGTCTTCGAAAATTGATGATTGGGCCGACATCTTGTCCATTGCCCTCGAAGATTGTTCGTATAGCGACATTGAACGTAAAATAAACGGCGTGCGGCGTGCGGCAGCTATTAACGGAAAGAATCTTGACGATCATTTCCCTTCACTTCTGCGCCTCGATGAAAAAACAAAACAAGACAAAATAGATGTCGCTGTACAATTGGTTTCATCGGGCCTTGTTACGCAACGACGGGCACACGAGTTGACTGGGGTGGCGCGGGATACAATCCGAGAACGTTTAAAGGGTATCGAGAATTCAGGATAATAAAAAAATGGCAAAACAGAATTTCTTACTAGGTCGTGGAGAACGCCTAACCGCGGATGTGGTGATAAAATCGGGAGGTGGCCCTAAGAAGCCGCCGTATACATTTGCCGAAGCCAAGAGTCGGCTTACACCCATGCTCGGTAGCGCGGTGGAGTACATTGATACTCTGCCAAATGATGCCTTCCCCCAAGACCAAGCTATTCTGTCACTTACTCTGAATCCTGAATATATTGCGAAATCATACTTCCCTGCTGATTTGCTGAAAGACGTTGGCATTGAGGTTGTGGGGAGTCGTCCGAGAAAGATAACCCCACAGAAGCGTTCGGGAGATAGGGTACCACAAGAGACGTTTACAACAGAACTATTCGCACAAGGAACACGGAGCGCTCTACGGTCGTGGCATAAAAGCCTCCCGCTTTGGCAAGCAACAAGGCGCTCGGCAGGGGAGCTGGTTTCTGTTGAGGAAATTTCAGCGCCCCAGCCCGAGGTTAAAATTAAAGGCAGCTTACCATCAGATGGAATTCTGCCGCTTGAAGTGGTTTTGCACGGAAGTGAGCTTGAGGGAGAGCTCAACATCTTGGACGCTTTTGGGAATTTTCTAGAGGCACGCAGGCTTTCTCGCGATTTTGGCCGAAAATTTTACGCTCAGGGACTGTGCTTTCTTGAGCTCGACGCGCCTGCAGAATTCGCATCGGAAATAGCGAAATTTTCTTGCGTCCGGGCCCTTCGGAAAATGCCTGAGCTGCGGGTGCTGCGCCCCACCATCCGCTCTCCCGGGCTACCGACTGCTGCGGTAGAGCTGCCTACTGAATCGCCAGTATCTCTGGACACGAAAGTCGCAATTTTTGACGGGGGCGTTCCTGAAAATCATCCAATTACCGCGTGGGTAACTCCATATGAACTCGACGGCATGGAGCCGGCAAGCGATGAACTCTTAGAACACGGCGTTGCGGTTACTTCTGCGGCTTTGTTTGGGCACATCAATCCTAAAACGCCGCTGTCAACCCCGTTTGCCTCGATCGACCATTATCGAGTGCTAGATGACGCCCCCAATCAGAATCCTCACGAGCTATATGAGGTGCTCGAACGAATAGAAGGGGTTCTTGGAACGGAGCAATACGATTTCATCAATCTTAGCATCGGACCTTGTCTACCAATTGAGGATGATGATGTTCACGCATGGACTGCCGTGCTTGATGACCGGCTCTCACGAAGCTCCACACTAGCTGCGATTGCTGTTGGCAATTCTGGCGAAAGCGATGCTGAAACAGGATTGAATCGCGTACAAGTTCCTTCCGATTGCGTTAATGCCATTGCTGTTGGAGCATGCGATTCACCGGGCACGAAATGGCAGCGTGCCCCCTACAGTTCGGTTGGTCCTGGTCGGAGCCCTGGCCTAATAAAGCCTGATCTGGTTGGATTCGGGGGTGCGGTTCAGA
This genomic stretch from Parvularcula sp. LCG005 harbors:
- a CDS encoding S8 family peptidase; translation: MAKQNFLLGRGERLTADVVIKSGGGPKKPPYTFAEAKSRLTPMLGSAVEYIDTLPNDAFPQDQAILSLTLNPEYIAKSYFPADLLKDVGIEVVGSRPRKITPQKRSGDRVPQETFTTELFAQGTRSALRSWHKSLPLWQATRRSAGELVSVEEISAPQPEVKIKGSLPSDGILPLEVVLHGSELEGELNILDAFGNFLEARRLSRDFGRKFYAQGLCFLELDAPAEFASEIAKFSCVRALRKMPELRVLRPTIRSPGLPTAAVELPTESPVSLDTKVAIFDGGVPENHPITAWVTPYELDGMEPASDELLEHGVAVTSAALFGHINPKTPLSTPFASIDHYRVLDDAPNQNPHELYEVLERIEGVLGTEQYDFINLSIGPCLPIEDDDVHAWTAVLDDRLSRSSTLAAIAVGNSGESDAETGLNRVQVPSDCVNAIAVGACDSPGTKWQRAPYSSVGPGRSPGLIKPDLVGFGGAVQRPFLVLSPDLDTKLLPIGGTSFATPSIIRMASGVRAHFGENLNHLAIRALLVHTAEESEHSFNEVGWGRAAQDLNDIVLCGDDEVRIVYQGEISPAKYIRAAIPVPQDEMQGMVSLKATLCYKSQTDPHHPGNYTRAGLEISFRPRDDRFSRETQLHPDTKPFFGSAVMGATEDELRRDAWKWENCLHSRKRMQGRSLRNPVFDIHYNSRLEGRNFAAAPKLPYALVVSVRAKAVANLYDQIVRKYSTQLEPLRPILDVPVRT
- a CDS encoding HipA domain-containing protein; its protein translation is MISESFDEAYVWIWLPGKTDPVVAGRLYGDSSSPQSLVFNYGKSYLAREEAIPIYLPELPLQPGELPLPDGLTMPSSLRDAAPDAWGRRVILNRKFGVKGTALENHWMPEIAFLLESGSDRIGALDFQRSSTKYVPRSPKSASLEELLSAAELIEKGVPLTPELAQAIQHGSSIGGARPKALIEDYDKKYVAKFSASNDTYSVVKGEFIAMRIAALAGLNVAPVSLELAAGKDVLLVERFDRIPIDNRWQRKAMVSALTMLELDEMMARYASYQDLAEIIRHRFTDPQATLHELFGRLVFNILCGNTDDHARNHAAFWNGEMLTLTPAYDICPQGRAGQEAGQAMIIHDDINLSRISVCLSAAHNFLLSETQAMETIENQIRIIAKHWNEICDEATFSEVDRNLFWGRQFLNPFAFDGLEGKAASIKTLADEARG
- a CDS encoding restriction endonuclease, encoding MPNYDFHQLSPLDLERLARDLLQQEWSVRLESFKSGRDKGIDLRYASGPEKLVVQVKHYLRTGIAGLIRDLKKEDVKVRKLKPSRYAVVTSVPLSQEDKNKIIAAVPSAPLEVSDIYGQEDLNNFLGRYPDIEKAHPKLWLTSQAILERVLNNAEVTRSEFEVQKIHQQIRRYAQTEALREAEKRLADESVVMIAGPPGIGKTTLANMLIYEHLSQGWQAIVIDRDINEGAKLFKKDVNQIFYFDDFVGATLIGEGITANDKALLSFIAMVRVNPSSRLILTTREHLYEQAKTRSERLRHANLDADRIVLRLHDYTIRQRAQILYNHIYFSDLPKEHVSALLDHGFYRNIIHHDKFNPRVIEWMATRQRIINVPAEEYCNFVSQLLQDPIEIWRHAYEEELSKHAQTLLLILWSSEGRIAIQILERAFMKFHANRVKKYGYRSSPHNFNRALKELSGSFITPQGKVAVGVIDPSVLDLLSAVLSEAPDNASDILLSTYSFSQIARLLNFARQDSSGRVLQAIKDSASEAAPLIHQLMCAPRRVDYPNGTSTWAESSYPERLSIIISLAQQTCTPEYERLVEPMVEAVLSEPLDEGSDINGLVDVIVKIKPRDSEQHFPLREKLRARVFEIVKNGCCSDELHQATRLLEETPAKAEIQSLKSGFEAYRADYFYDERTNCQTSDDFDVLISDLNSIGKILDINTACMIRDVEDERQKFEEQQEQYADATYDQYKEQWREERHENESIADMFESLKSDN
- a CDS encoding ATP-binding protein — its product is MAGDKNYNKEFVHLARIALSGRQQDVQLFLQRIAKRAADSELSSALVELLRKQPTRSSPLRRTAEAALPVDTDSRFQLLRIEEHPDLPHEPVYTEVVSKTLGRIVDERKHLSSLLEAQLEPTKTILFTGPPGVGKTLAARWMAREMGRPLLILDLSAVMSSYLGRTGANLRHVLDYAKSIDCILLLDELDAIAKRRDDSGEIGELKRLVTVLLQQLDDWPSSGVLVAATNHAELLDPAVWRRFDEIVEFDLPHREAAKVFIQSIIKNTSSKIDDWADILSIALEDCSYSDIERKINGVRRAAAINGKNLDDHFPSLLRLDEKTKQDKIDVAVQLVSSGLVTQRRAHELTGVARDTIRERLKGIENSG
- a CDS encoding plasmid mobilization protein, which encodes MSGGQVAKFNKAAKPKKKRPAPISLRVTEEERALLKDRAGRRSVNAYIRQKVFGDAASPRRSYRRPQTDDAAISQALAVLGQSHLASNLNQIAKAANTGTLPVTADLTSELQAACADIRHMRNALIAALGLTSKG
- a CDS encoding relaxase/mobilization nuclease domain-containing protein — its product is MILVGNQRGGAQNLALHLLSPENEHVYVHEISGFASDTLQGAFNEAYAISRGTRCQQFLFSLSLNPPEDAEVSEEEFYSAISKVEEKLGLIGQPRAIVFHEKEGRRHCHAVWSRIDSQAMKAIPLSFSKSKMQEVSRELYLEHGWKMPRGLAQHGQSDPRNFTLAEWQQARRMGRNARDLKDTLQDAWAISDSRAGFEAALQERGFKLARGDRRGFVAVPYDGEVLSLSRYLGVTKKDMESRLGSPKELPSVDETKRQMAQEMTPVMRGYLRQADEQHQRLMEPHLRKKAEMTHRHRKERVTLDQKLNTQAELDARVRAARLSKGWRGLWQRVSGKRDKIIAENLREAEAAKQRDSQERHALMKNQLQQRRMLQEPIKWERQRHTKEKTEIHRELARYRQEGRDPPSREQVLKQEVRLQTDAFTERTDRKAEFRARRREPKRDGPSRHRPRGPSLSR